The genomic window CCTGGGCCAGGCCCGTCATCTGGGCCGAGTCGTCTACCTGGGTGTAATCCGCGTGCACGGTGGCGATCCGGTCCATGCACGGGCTGCCCGGCGCCACGTGCAATTCAGTGGTCGCCGGATCAGCGGCTAGTCCTTTCAAGAGGGCATGTTCGCGGCCGCCCGAGCCAATCACGAGAATACGCATGCCGTCTATCTTAACTTGCCGGTAGCCTGGGGCCATGGCTTCTGTATTTACCAAGATCATCAACGGAGAACTCCCCGGCCGCTTTGTCTACCGGGACGAGCAGTGCGTGGCGTTTTTGTCGATCGAACCGCTGCGCTACGGGCACACCCTGGTCGTGCCGGTGCAAGAGGTCGACAAGTGGACTGACCTCGATCCGGAGACCTGGGGCCACCTGAACCAGGTCGCCCTGCGGATCGGCCAGGCCATCAAGAACGCCTTCGGCACCCCGCGCTCCGGCTACATCATCGCCGGCTTCGATGTCCCCCACACCCACATCCACCTCTTCCCCACCGAGAAGATGTCGGAATACGATTTCTCCAAGACCTACGCCGCCGAGGACACCGACTCGGCCGCCATGGACGAGGCGGCCGCCCGCATCCGCCAGCACCTGGGCACCGACTCGGAGGGCCGCCCAGCCTAATCCGCCGAAGCCGCGGGGTCGTCGGCCTCCGGATAGGCTGGCAGGCGCACGGTAAACACCGACCCCTCCCCCGGGGTCGAATCCACCGTGATGCTGCCGCCATGCTGTTCCACCAGGGATTTCACGATGGCCAGCCCCAGGCCCGAGCCGCCCGTGTCCCGCGTGCGCGAACTATCCTCGCGGTAGAAGCGCTCGAAGATATGGGCGGCTACGTCTTTGTCCATGCCCTTGCCGTCGTCGATGACGTCGAGCAGCACGTCCGTCGCGTCCCGGCGCAACTGCAGGGTCACCGCCGCGTCGTCGCCGCCGTGGCGGATGCCGTTGGAAATCAGGTTGAGCAAGACCTGGTGCAGGCGGTCCGGGTCGCCGTCGACCACGGGCACGGAATTCGACTTGTTGACCACCTGGATGTCCCGACCGGGGAAGGCCGCCCGGGCCGAGGAGCCGACCGCCAAGGCCAGCTCCAGCATGTCGACCAGCTTCTTGTCTAGCCGGTTGCCCTCGGCACGGGTGAGCGAGAGCAGGTCCTCGACCAGCAGCGACATGCGCGTCGACTCGGAATCGATCTTGGACAGGACCAGGTCTACGTCCTGGGTGGCCCCGGAGCGGTAGAGCTCCGTATAGCCGCGCAGGCTGGTCAGCGGGGTGCGCAGCTCGTGGGAGGCGTCGCCGACAAACCGGCGCATCTGCCCCTCCTTCGTCTGGGCCTCCTCCACGGAGCGCTGCAGGTGCCCCAGCATGACGTTGAGCGCTGCCGCCAGCTGGCCGACCTCGGTGTGAAGCGGCCACTCGGGCACGCGCTTGTTCAGGTCCCCGGCGGCGATTTCCGAGGCGGTCTTTTCCACCACCCGCAGCGGGCGCAGCGCCCACCGGATGGACCAATAGCCCGCCAGCGCGATGAGTGCGATGACGAGAGACAGGATCAGCACCTGGACCACCGCTAGGCCCTGCAGGATGCTTGCTTCGCTGCCCAGGGACTTGGCCACGACCGTGACCACCCCGTCGGTCTCAAAAGCCTGTGCTCGCCACTTGACCTCGTTTACCGCGGAATCGGTCGTGGACTCCACCGTCTCCGGGGAACCGCCGATGTAGAGGCCGTCGACCCGCGGCATGGAGTCGAAGACGTTGAAGTATTCGATGGAGCCGTTGGGGTAGATCTTGATAACGCAGAAGTCCGTCGGCGGGCGCTGCGAGCGGTCGCCCAGGGTGAACAGCTCGGGGCTTTGCGCCCAGCCCTTGGCCGCGGAGGCGATGTCCTCGTCCACGCGGTTGTACAACACGTCCCGCATGATCGACGAGACGGCCACGGAGCTGCCAACCAGGCCCAGGCCGGAGACCACCACGAGCAGGACCACCAGCCAGGTGCGCAGGGGCATCGCGGTGGTCTTGAAGCGGCCCTTAAACACCCGCTTTACCTTGGCCCACGCGGAGGTAGGTGCTGCGGCCTGGCGGGCGCTAGTTTCGGTGTCGGTCATGCTGGGGGACGGGGCAATCTCTCTTGAAGGTCAGGTACGGGTCTTAGCTGCGCGGGGTGCGCAGCACGTAGCCCACGCCGCGAACGGTATGGATGAGCGGGGTGTCGCCGGTATCAATCTTGCGGCGCAGGTAGGAGATGTAGGACTCGACCACGTTGCCGTCGCCACCGAAGTCGTAGTGCCAGACGTTGTCCAGGATCTTGGCCTTCGACAGGACGACCTCCTTGTTCTGCATGAGGTAGCGCAGGAGGTTGAACTCGGTGGGCGACAGATCGATGATCTTGCCCGCCTTGGTGACCTCGTGGGTGTCGTCGTTAAGCGTCAGGTCGGCATAAGACATGGTCGCGTTGTTGGACTCGTCTTCCACGCTGGCCCCGCGGCGCAGGAT from Corynebacterium confusum includes these protein-coding regions:
- a CDS encoding HIT family protein, with amino-acid sequence MASVFTKIINGELPGRFVYRDEQCVAFLSIEPLRYGHTLVVPVQEVDKWTDLDPETWGHLNQVALRIGQAIKNAFGTPRSGYIIAGFDVPHTHIHLFPTEKMSEYDFSKTYAAEDTDSAAMDEAAARIRQHLGTDSEGRPA
- a CDS encoding sensor histidine kinase, producing MTDTETSARQAAAPTSAWAKVKRVFKGRFKTTAMPLRTWLVVLLVVVSGLGLVGSSVAVSSIMRDVLYNRVDEDIASAAKGWAQSPELFTLGDRSQRPPTDFCVIKIYPNGSIEYFNVFDSMPRVDGLYIGGSPETVESTTDSAVNEVKWRAQAFETDGVVTVVAKSLGSEASILQGLAVVQVLILSLVIALIALAGYWSIRWALRPLRVVEKTASEIAAGDLNKRVPEWPLHTEVGQLAAALNVMLGHLQRSVEEAQTKEGQMRRFVGDASHELRTPLTSLRGYTELYRSGATQDVDLVLSKIDSESTRMSLLVEDLLSLTRAEGNRLDKKLVDMLELALAVGSSARAAFPGRDIQVVNKSNSVPVVDGDPDRLHQVLLNLISNGIRHGGDDAAVTLQLRRDATDVLLDVIDDGKGMDKDVAAHIFERFYREDSSRTRDTGGSGLGLAIVKSLVEQHGGSITVDSTPGEGSVFTVRLPAYPEADDPAASAD